One Gossypium hirsutum isolate 1008001.06 chromosome A11, Gossypium_hirsutum_v2.1, whole genome shotgun sequence genomic window carries:
- the LOC107923000 gene encoding ethylene-responsive transcription factor ERF027-like: MSESDPSSTNVPPKDQPPPPTVPIPDAPPQEQSPKPSSTPLVSSKEGVSGNPTSRKLSAVYRGVRSRSGKWVSEIREPRKTTRIWLGTYPTPEMAATAYDVAALALKGPDAELNFPDMVHSYPKVGSTSATDIRAAAASAAASRLLPKSVTNTGSLSKNEDTTSTTAMEITCSGQEFIDEEELLNFPNLMVDMAGGMLVSPPNWINSPPSDDSPDNSDVDTLWTYT, encoded by the coding sequence ATGTCTGAATCTGATCCTTCTTCAACCAATGTGCCCCCGAAAGACCAGCCACCACCACCAACTGTTCCAATCCCTGACGCTCCTCCGCAAGAGCAGTCGCCGAAACCATCATCCACTCCATTGGTCTCATCGAAAGAAGGCGTAAGTGGGAATCCCACATCGAGAAAGTTGTCGGCGGTTTATCGGGGAGTAAGAAGCAGGAGTGGGAAATGGGTGTCGGAAATACGTGAGCCGCGTAAAACGACGCGTATATGGCTAGGGACATACCCTACACCTGAAATGGCAGCCACCGCGTATGACGTGGCTGCTCTTGCCCTAAAAGGTCCCGACGCGGAACTGAACTTTCCGGATATGGTTCATTCGTATCCGAAAGTGGGTTCTACATCGGCAACTGATATTCGTGCCGCCGCTGCTAGTGCCGCCGCTTCTAGACTACTACCCAAGTCTGTTACCAATACTGGGTCCTTATCAAAAAACGAGGACACCACATCGACTACTGCTATGGAGATTACCTGTTCAGGTCAAGAATTTATCGACGAGGAAGAGCTTTTAAACTTTCCCAATTTGATGGTGGATATGGCAGGGGGAATGCTAGTTAGCCCTCCAAACTGGATAAACTCACCACCTTCTGATGATTCACCAGATAATTCAGATGTAGATACACTATGGACTTAcacttaa
- the LOC107923302 gene encoding protein DETOXIFICATION 49, with amino-acid sequence MCQFTSSNDTCTCNPNVPYLLPSKANEGSNMYPSFTPKSPIWNQDEKLERAMPSVSLATEEAISIAKIALPMILTGLVLYSRSLISMLFLGQLGELALAGGSLAIGFANITGYSILSGLAMGMESICGQAFGARKYTLLGITLQRTVLLLLVTSLPISLLWINMKKILTLCGQDEAIAIEAQSYLIYSILDLLAQSLLHPLRIYLRTQSITLPLTCCAILSILLHVPVNYILVYHLKLGTKGVALSGVWTNFNLVASLIIYILYFKVHKKTWGGFSMECFKEWKSLLNLAIPSCISVCLEWWWYEIMILLCGLLLNPKATVASMGILIQTTALIYIFPSSLSFSVSTRVGNELGANQPKRAKLAAFVGLHCGFMLGFSALVFTVTVRKIWATMFSADKEIIALTSLVLPIIGLCELGNCPQTTGCGVLRGTARPKVGANINLGCFYFVGMPVAIWLAFFSGFDFKGLWLGLLAAQGSCVLTMMVVLVRTDWDLEAAKAKQLTGTVLVVDDSDKAEFKEESISLLSDSNHYCLV; translated from the coding sequence aTGTGTCAATTTACATCCTCTAATGACACTTGCACTTGCAATCCAAACGTGCCTTACCTTCTCCCTAGTAAAGCCAACGAAGGGTCCAACATGTACCCATCGTTTACCCCTAAAAGCCCAATATGGAACCAAGACGAAAAGCTTGAAAGGGCCATGCCTTCCGTGTCTCTTGCAACCGAGGAAGCCATTTCCATAGCTAAGATAGCTCTTCCCATGATACTAACGGGGCTCGTGTTATATTCGCGCTCGTTGATTTCCATGCTCTTCCTCGGTCAACTCGGTGAACTTGCTTTAGCCGGTGGTTCGCTTGCCATTGGCTTTGCCAATATCACCGGTTACTCTATCCTTTCGGGCCTTGCCATGGGAATGGAATCCATTTGTGGACAAGCTTTTGGTGCTCGAAAGTATACCCTTCTTGGCATCACGTTGCAAAGAACGGTGCTATTGCTTTTAGTTACCTCTTTACCCATTTCTCTTCTATGGATAAACATGAAGAAAATACTCACACTTTGTGGCCAAGATGAAGCTATAGCCATTGAAGCACAATCATATCTTATTTACTCCATCCTTGATCTCTTAGCTCAATCCCTTTTACACCCATTGAGAATCTATCTAAGAACCCAATCCATAACTTTACCTCTAACATGTTGTGCCATTTTATCAATTCTTCTCCACGTACCAGTCAATTACATTCTCGTATACCATCTCAAATTAGGAACCAAAGGTGTTGCTCTTAGTGGTGTATGGACCAACTTCAACCTTGTAGCCTCATTGATAATCTATATCCTTTACTTCAAAGTTCATAAAAAGACATGGGGAGGGTTTTCAATGGAGTGCTTTAAAGAATGGAAATCCCTATTGAATTTAGCCATTCCAAGCTGCATTTCAGTCTGCCTTGAATGGTGGTGGTACGAGATCATGATCCTTCTATGTGGGTTGTTGTTAAACCCCAAAGCCACCGTTGCTTCAATGGGCATTTTGATTCAAACAACAGCCTTGATCTACATATTCCCATCTTCACTAAGCTTCAGTGTATCAACAAGGGTAGGGAACGAACTCGGTGCTAACCAACCCAAAAGAGCTAAACTCGCCGCCTTTGTAGGCCTTCATTGCGGCTTCATGTTGGGGTTTTCAGCACTTGTATTTACCGTAACAGTtaggaaaatatgggctactatgtTCTCCGCCGATAAAGAGATCATAGCATTAACCTCCCTCGTTTTGCCGATAATCGGTTTATGCGAGCTCGGGAACTGCCCACAAACCACAGGCTGTGGTGTGTTACGAGGCACTGCCAGACCCAAAGTAGGAGCCAACATAAACCTCGGTTGCTTCTACTTTGTTGGCATGCCGGTTGCAATATGGCTAGCTTTCTTTTCTGGGTTTGATTTCAAGGGACTATGGCTCGGACTATTGGCTGCACAAGGCTCATGTGTGTTGACCATGATGGTGGTCTTGGTTAGAACAGATTGGGATTTGGAAGCTGCAAAGGCTAAACAACTGACCGGAACAGTACTGGTTGTCGATGACAGTGACAAAGCAGAATTCAAGGAGGAATCTATTTCATTATTAAGTGATTCAAATCATTATTGCCTCgtttaa
- the LOC107922764 gene encoding BAG family molecular chaperone regulator 1: MMRMKTKPTAATFNGGCEPVAREWELRPGGMLVQKRHPDSDQITIPPAPTIRVKVKYGSIYHQININSQATFGELKKMLTGPTGLHHKDQKLIYKDKERDSNVFLDMVGVKDKSKMVLMEDPISQEKRLMEMRKNAKMEKASKSISEISFEVDRLAGQVSAYESIISKGGKVNEKDVVNLIELLMNQLLKLDGIMADGDVKLQRKMQVRRVQKYVETLDMLKIKNSMPDNNGGGEMEMQSQHKHTNGQRVAPIQERYYNQQQQQSSAADGVVVTTKWETFDSFPALVPVPSTSTSTANNSISPPKFPWEFFD; the protein is encoded by the exons ATGATGAGAATGAAGACTAAACCGACGGCAGCAACCTTTAACGGCGGATGTGAACCGGTTGCACGTGAATGGGAACTTAGACCCGGAGGTATGTTAGTACAAAAACGACACCCAGATTCCGATCAAATCACGATCCCACCGGCGCCGACTATTAGAGTTAAAGTCAAATACGGCTCTATTTACCATCAAATCAACATCAATTCTCAAGCTACATTCG GGGAATTAAAGAAAATGTTAACGGGACCAACGGGATTACACCATAAAGATCAAAAGCTAATATACAAAGATAAAGAGAGGGATTCGAATGTGTTTTTGGATATGGTGGGTGTTAAAGATAAATCGAAAATGGTTTTAATGGAAGACCCAATTAGTCAAGAAAAGAGATTAATGGAGATGAGGAAAAATGCTAAAATGGAGAAAGCTTCTAAATCCATATCTGAAATTAGCTTTGAAGTTGATAGGCTTGCTGGCCAG GTTTCAGCATATGAATCGATTATTTCAAAAGGTGGGAAAGTAAATGAGAAAGATGTGGTTAATTTGATTGAGCTGTTGATGAACCAGTTGCTTAAATTAGATGGGATTATGGCTGATGGTGATGTTAAATTGCAGAGGAAAATGcag GTGAGAAGGGTTCAAAAATATGTTGAAACATTGGACATGTTGAAGATTAAAAACTCTATGCCTGACAACAATGGAGGAGGTGAAATGGAAATGCAATCTCAACACAAGCATACCAACGGGCAAAGAGTAGCCCCAATCCAAGAACGCTACTATAATCAGCAACAGCAACAATCGTCGGCAGCGGATGGGGTGGTAGTGACGACAAAATGGGAGACATTTGATTCATTCCCAGCATTAGTGCCTGTCCCCTCGACATCTACATCAACTGCCAATAATTCAATCTCTCCGCCGAAGTTCCCTTGGGAATTCTTTGACTAA